One Solibacillus sp. R5-41 DNA segment encodes these proteins:
- a CDS encoding glycosyltransferase family 2 protein — MEPVVVLIPALNPLPTIIEFVEKLEKLAVEKIIIINDGSDEKYKKTFKTLHNNGHVVLTHEQNYGKGHSIKTGLRYLLNSPFHGKGIITVGAHGQHSVLDVEQMISSTKIFSDGIILGVREFKNSDYSVLHHLHNRANSMLFELFFHKRLLDIQTGLRYVPRQHLAWLHQVKGESFSFDTNMLVEAIRRKVQLYEVPIGHAKLRKNSVIYYDEVMHPAKISQQLWVNFRKNNGRS; from the coding sequence ATGGAGCCAGTCGTTGTACTGATCCCGGCATTAAATCCTTTGCCAACGATTATTGAGTTTGTTGAAAAGCTTGAAAAATTAGCTGTTGAAAAAATTATAATTATTAATGATGGTAGCGATGAAAAATATAAAAAAACGTTTAAAACTTTACATAATAATGGCCATGTCGTTTTAACGCACGAACAAAATTATGGGAAAGGGCACTCAATTAAAACGGGGCTTCGTTATTTGTTGAATTCCCCATTCCATGGTAAGGGAATCATTACGGTTGGGGCACATGGGCAGCATTCCGTTCTGGATGTTGAGCAAATGATTTCGAGTACAAAAATTTTTTCAGATGGCATTATTTTAGGCGTAAGAGAGTTTAAAAACTCGGATTACTCGGTGCTTCATCATCTCCATAACCGCGCCAACTCGATGTTATTTGAACTGTTCTTTCATAAGCGTTTGCTAGATATACAAACAGGCTTACGCTATGTTCCAAGGCAACATTTAGCATGGCTTCACCAGGTCAAGGGAGAATCTTTTAGCTTTGATACGAATATGCTCGTTGAAGCCATCCGGCGTAAAGTACAGCTGTATGAAGTGCCGATTGGACATGCAAAATTAAGAAAAAATTCGGTTATTTATTATGATGAAGTGATGCACCCTGCAAAAATTTCACAGCAGTTATGGGTGAATTTTAGAAAAAATAACGGACGCTCATGA
- a CDS encoding YkvA family protein, whose amino-acid sequence MSGNFKLDKMIEGQDKHYSDKKFLGKMKGFGGGLGYKALHAATTLYVALKSPDMPKANKLIMLGALGYFIFPLDLVADFLPLAGLTDDTFVILAALAKVYTSITDEMKIEADELIENRLGSRPTSKE is encoded by the coding sequence ATGAGTGGAAATTTCAAATTGGATAAAATGATTGAAGGACAAGATAAGCATTACTCAGATAAAAAGTTTCTAGGTAAAATGAAAGGCTTTGGTGGGGGACTTGGCTATAAAGCATTGCATGCCGCTACAACATTATATGTGGCATTAAAAAGTCCGGACATGCCAAAAGCGAATAAATTAATTATGCTGGGTGCACTCGGTTATTTCATTTTCCCATTAGATTTAGTGGCTGATTTTTTACCTCTTGCGGGATTAACGGATGATACGTTTGTTATTTTAGCAGCGCTTGCAAAGGTGTATACATCTATTACAGATGAGATGAAAATTGAAGCAGATGAATTGATTGAGAACAGATTAGGTAGTAGGCCTACCTCAAAAGAATAA
- a CDS encoding DHHW family protein, with translation MKHLSERLLVVGFVSSTFLITVLFFILPHQRFSELENRYLQAAPQLTWDNLMSKKFAEEAESFITDHFPFRDKWLWVKSTSEQARLQQENNGIYQGKDGYLFERFSEPDYTKVQRYTDSVNRFASNHPTVKMTFMLAPTSIGIYPERLPWLAPSYPQRDVNRFIGHQIDDEVTFIDGLDVLSPHASEVIYYRTDHHWTTYGAYLAYVAYAEQQGWNSLSQKDFSIKTVSNTFLGSYHTRSQFTGLTPDVIQTYIPRNPVPTEMYIADEDKTVTSMYDGSFLTKKDQYSYFLGGVHALLKLTTALDPDQIEQDKLLVMKDSYAHNLLPFLTNHVSEIHVIDLRYFNGNIGDYLSENGIKDVLFLFNTATLVEDAALLKLNM, from the coding sequence ATGAAGCATCTATCAGAGCGATTATTAGTCGTCGGATTTGTTAGTTCTACGTTTTTAATCACAGTACTTTTTTTCATTTTGCCTCATCAACGCTTTTCCGAGCTAGAAAATAGGTATTTACAGGCAGCGCCACAACTAACTTGGGATAACTTGATGTCCAAGAAATTTGCCGAAGAGGCGGAGAGTTTCATTACAGATCACTTTCCGTTTCGAGACAAATGGTTATGGGTTAAATCAACGTCAGAACAAGCCCGTTTGCAACAAGAAAATAACGGAATCTACCAAGGTAAAGACGGCTATTTATTTGAAAGATTTTCCGAGCCTGACTATACAAAGGTTCAGCGATATACAGATTCGGTAAATAGATTTGCAAGCAATCATCCGACAGTGAAAATGACATTCATGCTTGCCCCCACATCGATTGGCATCTATCCGGAACGATTACCTTGGTTGGCACCGTCATATCCTCAAAGAGACGTTAATCGTTTTATCGGTCATCAAATAGATGATGAGGTAACCTTCATAGACGGCTTAGATGTGCTCTCACCACATGCATCAGAAGTGATTTATTATCGAACTGATCATCATTGGACAACATACGGAGCCTATTTGGCTTACGTTGCCTATGCAGAGCAACAAGGGTGGAATTCACTCTCACAAAAAGATTTTTCGATTAAAACTGTGAGTAATACATTTCTAGGGAGCTATCATACAAGGAGTCAGTTTACGGGTTTAACGCCGGATGTAATTCAAACCTATATACCTCGTAATCCCGTTCCTACAGAAATGTATATCGCCGATGAAGATAAAACTGTGACAAGTATGTATGATGGAAGTTTTTTAACGAAGAAGGATCAATATTCATATTTCCTAGGTGGGGTTCATGCACTTTTGAAACTAACAACTGCGCTTGACCCAGATCAAATTGAACAAGATAAGCTTCTAGTGATGAAAGACTCTTATGCACACAATCTACTCCCATTCCTCACAAATCATGTATCAGAAATTCATGTGATTGACCTACGTTATTTTAATGGTAATATAGGAGATTATTTGTCCGAGAATGGCATTAAGGATGTGCTATTTTTATTTAACACAGCTACCTTAGTGGAAGATGCAGCGCTTTTGAAACTAAATATGTAA
- a CDS encoding MBOAT family protein gives MVFSSLLFLFLFLPAMLTLYYCSPRKFKNLILFIMSLIFYAWGEPVYIVIMLVSTLTDYCFGLLLDKPNATPLKRKGIVACSIIVNLLLLSYFKYADFLIQNVNTLLETNIPLTELPLPIGISFYTFQSMSYIIDVYRGSAKAQRNWIDFGTYVALFPQLVAGPIVKYSTIAEQLKQRTENMQMFAEGVRRFTIGLAKKVLLANNIGLLWDTISSSNSASMPVLTAWLGIIAFAFQIYFDFSGYSDMAIGLGLMFGFRFNENFNKPYIAQSITDFWRRWHISLSSWFREYVYIPLGGNRRGLAIQTRNILIVWMLTGFWHGASWNFILWGLYFGVILIFEKWWGLALLQRAPRWIRHFYAIILILIGWVLFAFDEPSLIIGYLAAMWGFNGQALWDNETIYFFYTNAALLIGLVIASLPLKPWTRLSITHLAWYGVLYLLSVAYLVDATFNPFLYFRF, from the coding sequence ATGGTATTTAGTAGTCTTCTTTTCCTATTCTTGTTCTTGCCGGCAATGTTAACGCTTTATTATTGTTCTCCAAGAAAGTTTAAAAATCTCATTTTATTTATTATGAGTCTTATCTTTTATGCGTGGGGCGAGCCCGTATACATCGTCATCATGTTAGTGTCTACGCTGACAGATTATTGTTTCGGTCTGCTCCTTGATAAACCGAATGCGACCCCGTTAAAACGCAAGGGCATTGTTGCCTGTTCCATTATTGTGAACCTCTTGCTATTATCCTATTTTAAATATGCTGATTTTCTCATTCAGAATGTCAATACGTTACTGGAAACGAATATCCCGTTAACCGAACTTCCTTTGCCTATCGGAATCTCCTTTTATACGTTCCAATCGATGTCTTATATCATCGATGTTTATAGAGGAAGCGCTAAAGCACAGCGAAACTGGATAGACTTCGGCACATATGTCGCTCTGTTCCCACAATTAGTGGCAGGGCCGATTGTGAAATATAGTACGATTGCAGAACAGCTAAAACAGCGTACTGAAAATATGCAGATGTTCGCAGAGGGTGTTCGTAGGTTTACCATTGGACTAGCGAAGAAGGTGCTACTTGCCAACAACATCGGCTTGCTGTGGGATACCATTTCGAGCTCTAATTCAGCATCGATGCCTGTGTTAACAGCCTGGTTAGGTATTATCGCATTTGCTTTTCAAATTTACTTTGATTTTAGTGGTTATTCAGATATGGCTATTGGTCTCGGTCTAATGTTTGGTTTCCGATTTAACGAAAATTTCAATAAACCATATATTGCGCAGAGCATTACAGACTTTTGGCGAAGATGGCATATATCGCTTAGCAGTTGGTTTCGCGAATATGTCTACATTCCGCTTGGTGGCAATCGACGAGGGTTAGCCATTCAAACCCGTAATATTTTAATTGTTTGGATGCTGACAGGCTTTTGGCATGGCGCAAGCTGGAACTTTATACTATGGGGATTGTATTTTGGTGTCATTCTTATATTTGAAAAATGGTGGGGATTAGCATTACTTCAACGTGCACCGCGTTGGATTAGACATTTTTATGCTATTATTCTCATTCTTATTGGGTGGGTGCTATTTGCCTTTGACGAGCCTTCTCTGATTATTGGCTATTTGGCTGCCATGTGGGGGTTCAATGGTCAAGCACTGTGGGACAACGAAACAATATACTTCTTTTATACAAATGCCGCGCTGCTTATCGGATTAGTCATCGCTTCTTTACCGTTGAAGCCATGGACAAGATTATCGATTACTCATTTAGCTTGGTATGGAGTTCTCTATTTACTTTCCGTTGCCTATTTAGTAGATGCTACGTTTAACCCATTTTTATATTTCCGTTTTTAG
- a CDS encoding DUF4358 domain-containing protein has product MKKMIVIMLTMVIALVISACSGDKSSTTEDKTTTIETSHSAKEMTEQMVTEVEQPALMELTAEELTNLYNLDATKLEDFSVRVPMMSVKTNEIAIFKVKDVNDVAEVLAAVKQRAENVMKQFEQYLPDQYENAKNHKIVTKGNYVLFVISEQADKLITVYDRFFEEK; this is encoded by the coding sequence ATGAAAAAAATGATAGTTATTATGCTAACGATGGTGATAGCACTGGTCATTTCAGCATGTTCTGGAGACAAATCTTCTACAACCGAGGATAAAACTACGACAATTGAAACAAGTCATTCTGCAAAGGAAATGACTGAGCAAATGGTGACAGAAGTTGAGCAACCTGCACTAATGGAATTAACGGCAGAAGAATTAACAAATTTATATAATTTAGATGCTACAAAGCTTGAGGATTTCTCCGTTCGGGTTCCAATGATGAGCGTAAAAACAAATGAAATTGCCATTTTTAAAGTGAAAGACGTAAATGATGTCGCGGAAGTATTAGCCGCAGTAAAACAAAGAGCGGAAAATGTAATGAAGCAATTCGAACAATACCTTCCGGATCAATACGAAAATGCAAAAAATCACAAAATAGTAACAAAAGGTAATTATGTATTATTTGTAATTTCTGAACAAGCAGATAAACTAATTACAGTTTACGATCGCTTCTTCGAAGAAAAATAA
- a CDS encoding ABC transporter substrate-binding protein: MKWRNHLLAAIVLSVGTLAACSNDVDSGSAQDFGNLKLEEIEEKAKEEGKVNSVGMPDTWANWKETWEELAANYSLKHVDTDMSSAEEIAKFEAEKENASADIGDVGIAYGPIAEQKDLTLAYKTSYWDDIPEWAKDDDGDWVVGYTGTISFLADKNKVAKIPTSWEELLNSNYKVAVGDALTANQAQFAILSAAFANGGDEKNIEPGIEYFAKLAEQGRLLTTDPSIANLEKGEVEIALLWDFNALGYREQIDKDRFDVTIPSDASVVSGYATIINKYAKNPHAAMLAREYILSDEGQDNLAKGYARPIRENAKLSDEAKSLLLDADLYENAQPVEDFDAWKETTAQIPTLWQEKVLIHVK, translated from the coding sequence ATGAAGTGGAGAAATCATTTATTAGCGGCAATAGTTTTATCGGTGGGTACTTTAGCGGCATGTAGTAATGATGTAGATTCAGGTAGTGCACAAGACTTTGGAAATTTAAAGTTAGAAGAAATTGAAGAGAAGGCAAAAGAAGAAGGTAAAGTCAATTCAGTTGGGATGCCAGACACTTGGGCAAACTGGAAGGAAACATGGGAAGAGCTAGCGGCAAATTATAGCTTGAAGCATGTAGATACAGATATGTCGAGCGCGGAAGAAATCGCTAAATTCGAGGCAGAAAAAGAAAATGCTTCAGCAGATATTGGCGACGTCGGGATTGCGTATGGACCCATTGCAGAACAAAAGGATTTAACACTTGCGTATAAAACATCCTATTGGGATGACATTCCAGAGTGGGCAAAGGATGATGATGGCGACTGGGTTGTTGGCTATACAGGAACGATTTCTTTTTTAGCAGATAAAAATAAAGTAGCTAAAATTCCAACTTCATGGGAAGAGCTTTTAAATTCAAATTATAAAGTGGCAGTAGGGGATGCTTTGACAGCAAACCAAGCCCAATTTGCGATTTTATCAGCGGCTTTTGCAAACGGTGGCGATGAAAAGAATATCGAGCCAGGAATCGAATATTTCGCGAAGCTAGCTGAACAAGGTCGTCTTTTAACAACAGATCCATCAATTGCAAATTTAGAAAAAGGGGAAGTTGAAATTGCGTTATTATGGGACTTCAACGCACTTGGCTACCGTGAGCAAATTGACAAAGACCGTTTTGATGTAACGATTCCATCTGATGCATCAGTTGTGTCAGGCTATGCAACAATTATAAATAAATATGCAAAAAACCCGCACGCGGCCATGTTAGCACGTGAATATATTTTGTCGGATGAAGGACAAGACAACTTAGCAAAAGGATATGCGCGTCCAATTCGTGAAAATGCGAAATTATCGGATGAAGCAAAATCATTATTATTAGATGCGGATTTATATGAAAATGCACAACCAGTAGAAGACTTCGATGCTTGGAAGGAAACGACTGCTCAAATACCAACATTATGGCAAGAGAAGGTGTTAATCCATGTCAAATAA
- a CDS encoding alkaline phosphatase family protein — protein sequence MSNKVVVIVLDALRFDVACTHLGFMQHLVEQGKAARYKVKGELPALSRPMYETICTGTPAIEHGVVHNYIARTSKEESIFHLAKAAQKKTAAAAYYWVSELYQKAPFQHFSDRIQLHSDGPIQNGVYYFEDHYPDSHVFADAHYLTQQFAPDLLYIHPMNIDDDGHKFTADSPQYRNRVLASDGLLALSIPSWLEKDYQIIVTADHGMTADGNHGGNTADDREVPLFIISSKVQPGIYEEAVSQLQIAPLICALLEMDKSPKMQTLHLKGVREVE from the coding sequence ATGTCAAATAAAGTTGTCGTCATTGTACTGGATGCACTACGTTTTGATGTTGCATGTACCCATTTAGGGTTCATGCAACATTTAGTAGAGCAAGGGAAAGCTGCACGTTACAAAGTCAAGGGAGAGCTCCCAGCACTATCACGTCCGATGTATGAAACAATTTGTACAGGAACACCAGCAATCGAGCATGGCGTTGTACATAATTATATAGCACGAACATCAAAAGAAGAAAGTATCTTCCATTTAGCAAAAGCCGCACAAAAAAAGACGGCAGCAGCAGCGTATTATTGGGTGAGCGAGCTTTATCAAAAAGCGCCATTTCAGCACTTTTCTGATCGTATTCAGCTTCATTCAGATGGGCCCATTCAAAACGGTGTTTACTATTTTGAAGATCATTATCCAGACTCGCATGTGTTTGCGGATGCACATTATTTAACCCAGCAATTCGCACCAGATTTATTGTATATTCATCCGATGAATATTGACGATGATGGGCATAAATTTACGGCAGATTCACCACAATATCGCAATCGTGTGTTAGCTTCGGATGGCTTATTAGCACTTTCAATTCCGTCATGGCTAGAAAAAGACTATCAAATCATCGTAACGGCCGATCACGGAATGACAGCTGATGGCAATCACGGTGGGAATACAGCGGATGATCGGGAAGTGCCGTTATTTATTATTTCGTCAAAGGTACAACCTGGTATTTATGAAGAAGCGGTTTCTCAATTACAAATAGCTCCATTAATTTGTGCGTTATTAGAAATGGACAAGTCACCGAAAATGCAGACTTTGCATTTAAAGGGAGTACGGGAGGTGGAATAA
- a CDS encoding ABC transporter permease subunit codes for MLVFFFFIPLIYMIYSSFRFNNGFSLNQYKTIFLSDYILQSFANSIWLSLVSACLALIIAIFASYTIYTYSEKVRERILIIINLTSNFSGVPLAFAFIILLGNSGLITLFVQLMGWDWNFNLYSWSGLLLIYIYFQLPLAIMLIYPVFYGVQKEMKEAAMMLGASSAYFWRKIGLPIIWPALAGTLTILFANAMGAYASAYALTGSGYNLTAIRIGALLSGDIFAQPELASAIAVLLGAVMIVGMLISEWMTKKMRKDAN; via the coding sequence ATGCTCGTATTTTTTTTCTTCATTCCACTTATTTACATGATATATAGCAGTTTTCGCTTCAACAATGGCTTTAGTTTAAATCAATACAAAACAATTTTTTTAAGTGATTACATTTTGCAAAGCTTCGCGAATAGTATTTGGCTATCTCTTGTTTCGGCTTGTTTGGCGCTTATTATTGCGATTTTCGCTTCCTACACAATTTATACTTACTCAGAAAAGGTGCGGGAACGAATATTAATTATTATTAATTTAACATCCAATTTTTCCGGAGTTCCACTTGCCTTTGCGTTCATTATTTTACTGGGGAATAGTGGATTGATCACATTATTCGTTCAATTGATGGGCTGGGATTGGAACTTTAATTTATATAGCTGGTCAGGGCTGCTATTAATATATATTTATTTTCAGCTACCACTAGCAATTATGTTAATTTATCCTGTTTTTTATGGCGTTCAAAAGGAAATGAAAGAAGCCGCAATGATGCTAGGAGCTTCGAGCGCTTATTTTTGGCGGAAAATTGGTCTTCCAATAATTTGGCCTGCACTTGCTGGGACGTTGACAATTTTATTTGCGAATGCAATGGGTGCGTATGCGTCCGCCTATGCACTTACAGGGAGCGGTTATAATTTAACAGCGATACGTATTGGTGCCTTATTGTCGGGCGATATTTTTGCGCAGCCAGAGTTGGCGAGTGCGATTGCAGTCCTCCTTGGAGCTGTGATGATTGTAGGCATGCTGATTAGTGAATGGATGACGAAAAAAATGCGAAAGGATGCGAATTGA
- a CDS encoding ABC transporter permease: MKFIRWISLTFVGLYLAIPLLATVVYAFSTSWNHSVFPEGLTLKWILALFQEKEFLLAFGRSVLLSAGAVLLSVVLVVPAICMIVLYFPQYEKWIKVIIVMIYSFPGIILSVGLLKFYSATVIPLIAVVVGVYCVIILPYLYQGTKNSLMTINGRQLMDAAELLGANKWYSFRKIIMPSIYPGLFVATLLSFSILFGEFVLINLIVGSKFKTLQVFLVEQLNTSGHLASAVVFIYVLLMAILTFSVMKLSTRMKGANAK, encoded by the coding sequence ATGAAGTTTATTCGATGGATTTCTTTAACATTTGTTGGTCTTTATTTAGCGATTCCACTTTTAGCAACGGTTGTTTATGCATTTTCTACGAGTTGGAATCATTCAGTATTTCCTGAAGGACTTACATTAAAATGGATACTCGCATTATTTCAGGAAAAAGAATTTCTACTCGCATTTGGTCGCTCAGTTTTATTAAGTGCTGGAGCGGTGCTTTTATCCGTTGTACTAGTTGTGCCTGCGATTTGTATGATTGTTTTATATTTTCCTCAATATGAAAAATGGATTAAGGTCATCATTGTCATGATTTACTCCTTCCCTGGTATCATATTGTCGGTTGGATTATTGAAGTTTTATTCTGCGACAGTCATCCCGCTCATTGCGGTCGTTGTAGGTGTGTACTGTGTCATTATTTTGCCGTATTTGTATCAAGGCACAAAAAATAGCTTAATGACGATTAACGGTCGACAACTAATGGATGCAGCGGAATTATTAGGGGCTAATAAGTGGTATTCATTTCGTAAAATAATAATGCCGTCTATTTATCCGGGTCTGTTTGTTGCAACACTCTTATCGTTCTCCATTTTATTTGGGGAGTTTGTATTAATAAATTTAATTGTTGGATCGAAGTTTAAAACGCTCCAAGTATTCTTGGTCGAGCAATTAAATACAAGTGGTCATTTGGCGAGTGCCGTTGTATTCATTTACGTGCTTTTAATGGCAATACTCACATTTAGTGTGATGAAATTATCGACACGAATGAAAGGAGCAAATGCGAAATGA
- a CDS encoding ABC transporter ATP-binding protein, translating into MSQVVLNKIQKVYQNKPVLDDIKLHIEDGEFLTILGPSGCGKSTILRIITGLVEPEFGDVTIDEQRVNNVPVKERNVGMVFQQYALFPNLTVYENIAFGLRVKKETEANIQQEVDYLLQLVGLEEKSGSYPQQLSGGQQQRVALARALAVKPKVLLLDEPLSALDAQIRKKLQVQLRQIQQELKMTMVLVTHDQDEAMNVSDRIVVMNNGKIEQLGTPTEIYTHPKTEFIAKFIGNYNVFSRRELEAIIGQKLTAQGERFAIRPEVIVINSEQPGIKTRAIAKNILMKGNVLKIDFEANGQVFQVEQLHQQGNQIDINRDYILTIAEDDVISLI; encoded by the coding sequence ATGAGTCAGGTCGTCTTAAATAAAATTCAAAAAGTGTATCAAAATAAACCGGTGCTGGATGATATTAAGCTACATATTGAAGATGGTGAATTTTTAACGATTTTAGGACCGAGTGGCTGTGGGAAAAGTACGATCTTACGGATTATTACAGGCTTAGTGGAGCCGGAATTCGGGGATGTGACAATCGATGAACAGCGAGTAAACAACGTACCAGTGAAGGAACGCAATGTCGGAATGGTTTTTCAGCAATATGCGCTTTTCCCTAATTTAACGGTATATGAAAATATCGCATTCGGTTTACGAGTAAAAAAAGAGACAGAAGCAAATATTCAACAAGAAGTTGATTATTTATTACAGCTAGTAGGACTAGAAGAAAAAAGTGGGTCGTATCCACAGCAATTATCAGGTGGACAGCAGCAGCGAGTTGCATTAGCAAGAGCATTAGCAGTCAAACCGAAAGTGCTTTTATTAGATGAGCCATTAAGTGCGCTAGATGCTCAAATCCGAAAAAAACTACAAGTGCAGCTACGCCAAATTCAACAGGAGCTTAAGATGACGATGGTGCTCGTGACGCATGATCAAGATGAAGCGATGAATGTATCAGACCGCATTGTCGTGATGAATAACGGAAAAATCGAACAGCTCGGTACACCGACAGAAATTTATACGCATCCGAAAACAGAATTCATTGCGAAATTTATCGGGAACTACAATGTATTTTCAAGACGCGAGCTAGAAGCAATAATTGGACAGAAACTTACAGCACAAGGGGAACGTTTCGCCATTCGCCCAGAAGTGATAGTAATCAATTCCGAGCAACCGGGCATTAAGACAAGAGCAATCGCTAAAAATATACTGATGAAGGGCAATGTACTAAAAATTGATTTTGAAGCGAACGGACAAGTATTTCAAGTTGAGCAACTGCATCAGCAAGGCAATCAAATTGATATTAATCGTGACTATATTTTAACGATTGCTGAAGATGATGTGATTTCGCTCATATGA
- a CDS encoding histidinol phosphate phosphatase domain-containing protein: MLIDYHLHLEEGPYNAKWLNRTIQALATMTDEFQLDSQKLQMEKAIQQLHSRMTHGCYSEQWLDLYLKRALQLGIQEIGIVDHLYRFEETRAYFEKYMLLDEREEVGKLQRQWLDQVMTQNMEQFVSCIERAKDKWAQHGIALKLGLECDYFVDGEKELRSLVEGYDWDFLIGSVHFIDGWGFDNPELQHRFQSFEQETLYNHFFETVEQMILSKQFDFIAHLDNLKVFNYRVQNEAFMHAWYERIAKALKESDVATEINSGLYYRYPVQESCPSPSFLRVLAAHQIPITLSSDAHYPDDLGSFVADNANQLKQLGVTEIATFSKRIREMKVL; the protein is encoded by the coding sequence ATGTTAATCGATTATCACTTACATTTGGAGGAAGGGCCATACAATGCTAAATGGCTAAACCGTACGATTCAGGCACTTGCGACAATGACGGATGAATTTCAGCTCGATAGCCAAAAGCTACAAATGGAAAAGGCAATTCAGCAGTTACATAGTCGAATGACGCATGGTTGTTATAGTGAGCAGTGGCTGGATCTTTATTTAAAGCGTGCCTTGCAACTAGGTATTCAAGAGATAGGCATTGTCGATCATTTATATCGCTTTGAAGAAACGAGGGCATATTTTGAAAAATATATGTTGCTGGATGAGCGGGAAGAAGTGGGGAAATTACAGCGGCAATGGCTGGATCAAGTCATGACGCAAAATATGGAGCAATTTGTTTCGTGTATTGAGCGGGCAAAGGATAAATGGGCGCAGCATGGGATTGCGTTAAAGCTAGGGTTGGAGTGTGATTACTTTGTTGATGGAGAAAAGGAATTAAGAAGCTTAGTTGAAGGTTATGATTGGGATTTTTTGATTGGATCTGTCCATTTTATCGATGGTTGGGGGTTTGATAATCCGGAATTACAACATCGTTTCCAAAGTTTTGAGCAAGAAACGCTTTACAATCACTTTTTTGAAACAGTAGAGCAAATGATTTTAAGTAAGCAATTTGACTTTATTGCCCATTTAGATAATTTGAAGGTGTTCAATTATCGCGTACAAAATGAAGCATTTATGCATGCATGGTATGAGCGTATTGCAAAGGCATTAAAGGAATCGGATGTTGCGACAGAAATTAATTCCGGTTTATATTATCGTTATCCTGTGCAGGAAAGTTGTCCGTCTCCATCTTTTTTACGTGTGTTAGCAGCGCATCAAATTCCTATTACATTAAGCTCGGATGCCCATTATCCCGATGATTTAGGCAGCTTTGTCGCGGACAATGCAAATCAACTAAAACAATTAGGCGTGACGGAAATTGCCACATTTTCAAAGCGTATTCGCGAGATGAAAGTATTGTAA
- a CDS encoding N-acetylglucosamine kinase has translation MSNQYILAVDGGATKTTMSIRTADGRELFSATSTGSNYQAVGVESVQHVLIGLMRSAAAHLPAIHLDVAVFAMAGIDTNRDKIILEEIIEQSITRSSFTCGTIIIENDVEATLKGLCEENATLLISGTGAICYSVVGQATFRAGGWGHRVGDEGSGYWIGKHIAKAIFRTVDGRNEPTALTKLILEAYKLEDSDALLNWIYSEEYTNTQLANLASFLQQAVDQHDNIAKKIAEQAVLELFLLSTTVLKKANYTHGYHLFFLNGGVLKNNKFILNLLKEKLTTEYPQLMIQMCEEKPIEAIVKRALSALKAPKNP, from the coding sequence ATGAGTAATCAATATATTCTTGCGGTCGATGGTGGCGCCACAAAAACTACGATGTCTATTCGTACAGCAGACGGTCGTGAACTTTTTAGCGCTACTTCAACAGGCTCTAACTATCAAGCAGTTGGAGTAGAAAGCGTCCAGCATGTATTAATTGGGTTGATGCGAAGTGCAGCGGCACATCTTCCAGCAATCCATCTAGATGTTGCAGTTTTTGCGATGGCTGGAATAGATACGAACCGTGACAAAATCATTCTTGAAGAAATTATTGAACAAAGCATTACCCGTTCTTCGTTTACATGTGGCACAATTATAATCGAAAATGATGTAGAAGCTACGCTAAAGGGGCTATGTGAAGAAAATGCAACATTGTTAATTTCAGGTACAGGTGCGATTTGTTATAGTGTCGTAGGTCAAGCAACTTTCCGCGCTGGTGGCTGGGGACATCGTGTTGGTGATGAAGGCAGTGGCTACTGGATTGGAAAGCATATCGCCAAGGCGATTTTCCGTACTGTCGATGGTCGTAATGAACCAACCGCGCTGACAAAGCTCATTTTAGAGGCTTATAAGCTAGAGGATAGTGACGCGTTATTAAACTGGATTTATAGTGAAGAATATACAAATACGCAATTAGCGAACTTAGCTTCGTTTTTACAACAGGCGGTCGATCAACACGATAACATCGCTAAAAAAATCGCAGAACAAGCGGTACTTGAGCTATTCCTTTTAAGCACGACCGTATTAAAAAAGGCTAACTATACACATGGCTATCACTTATTCTTTTTAAATGGTGGTGTCTTAAAAAACAATAAATTCATTTTAAATTTATTAAAAGAAAAACTAACAACCGAGTATCCTCAGCTTATGATTCAAATGTGCGAGGAAAAACCGATTGAAGCCATTGTGAAGAGGGCATTAAGCGCATTAAAGGCTCCAAAAAATCCATAA